Proteins from a genomic interval of Paenibacillus sp. RC334:
- a CDS encoding MTH1187 family thiamine-binding protein gives MTIAEVTVIPIGTGSTSLSDYVAQMQKVLKTQKGITYELTSMSTIIEGSLDDVFTAIAALHEAPFLSGAKRVSTSVKIDDRRDKPSSSRQKLRSVADKLSGTATGNVTELNPNPS, from the coding sequence ATGACCATTGCAGAAGTGACAGTGATCCCGATTGGAACGGGGAGTACGAGCCTGAGCGACTACGTTGCCCAGATGCAAAAAGTGTTGAAAACGCAAAAAGGAATTACCTATGAGCTTACCTCCATGAGTACGATTATTGAAGGTTCGTTGGATGATGTGTTCACCGCTATTGCTGCGCTGCACGAAGCGCCATTCCTGTCAGGAGCCAAGCGCGTTTCCACCTCGGTCAAAATTGATGATCGCCGTGACAAGCCTTCCTCCAGTCGCCAAAAGCTTCGTTCCGTCGCAGATAAACTGTCTGGCACCGCAACAGGAAACGTTACCGAACTAAATCCAAATCCTAGTTGA
- a CDS encoding ribonucleoside-diphosphate reductase subunit alpha, producing the protein MPQLVTKPNNRQLAFDEIRISVYADRVLSGLDKLDKDRLIRGVVSKLRRDEVTGDEISNAFAMAALELVSKEEPDWKFAAARALLTSLYKKAATHRRYKSYADEPYGAFYPLITELVKKGIYRQELLDYYTKEQIDELGASILPKNDLLFDYIGLLTLSERYLANDFDGRVMELPQERYMIIAMYLMHKEPADKRMELVKEAYWAMSNMYMTAATPTMSNAGKKVAGQLSSCFIDTVDDSLEGIFDSNTDVARLSKMGGGIGVYLGKVRARGSDIRGHKNTSSGVIPWIRQLNNTAVSVDQLGTRKGAIAVYLDVFHKDILAFLDLKLNNGDERMRAHDVFHGVCLPDLFMERVEARGEWNLFCPHEVKKVMGWKDDNGRPLGLEDFYDEGFGTGSFREKYEEASQHPILSRITVPAIDIMKRLMKSQLETGTPYMFYRDTVNRANPNRAHGMVYSSNLCTEIMQNQSATVVEKEELVTKDGQTRIVISKIPGDFVVCNLNSIHLARAVPAGVLDRLVPIQVRMLDNVIDINNIEVLQAQYTNSQYRAVGLGTFGLHHLLALEGIRWESDEAVTYNDHLYEKINYLAVKSSMELAKEKGRYAKFEGSDWSTGHYFTSRGYTDGTREGKFVTTSEWSELAEEVKQNGVRNAWLFAIAPNGSTSIIAGSTASIDPLYELLSYEEKTTYKIANPAPDLNEKTIWYYKTAFLLDQHASINMASARQRHIDQGQSFNLYVRPDIKATEFLELHIHAWKSGMKSTYYVRSRALTIEECDSCAS; encoded by the coding sequence ATGCCACAACTCGTAACGAAACCAAACAACCGCCAGTTGGCTTTTGATGAAATACGCATTTCCGTATATGCCGACCGTGTGCTCAGCGGATTGGACAAGCTGGATAAAGATCGCCTGATTCGCGGTGTGGTCAGCAAGCTGCGCCGGGACGAAGTCACGGGCGACGAAATCAGCAACGCGTTTGCGATGGCTGCGCTTGAACTGGTCAGCAAGGAAGAACCGGACTGGAAATTCGCCGCTGCGCGCGCTTTGCTCACTTCCTTATATAAAAAAGCGGCTACTCACCGCCGTTACAAATCCTATGCGGACGAGCCTTACGGCGCTTTTTATCCGCTGATTACCGAGCTGGTCAAGAAAGGCATCTATCGTCAAGAGCTGCTCGACTACTACACCAAGGAGCAAATTGACGAGTTGGGTGCATCCATTTTGCCGAAAAATGACCTGCTGTTCGATTATATCGGGCTGTTGACGCTGTCCGAGCGTTATCTGGCGAACGATTTTGACGGACGGGTGATGGAGCTGCCGCAGGAACGTTATATGATCATTGCAATGTACCTGATGCACAAGGAGCCTGCCGACAAGCGTATGGAGCTGGTGAAGGAAGCTTACTGGGCGATGAGCAACATGTACATGACGGCGGCTACGCCAACCATGTCCAATGCCGGGAAAAAGGTCGCCGGACAGCTCTCCAGTTGCTTCATCGACACTGTAGATGACTCGCTGGAAGGCATTTTCGATTCCAACACCGATGTAGCCCGTCTCAGCAAAATGGGCGGCGGCATTGGCGTATACCTCGGTAAAGTACGGGCACGTGGCTCCGACATCCGTGGACACAAAAATACAAGCTCCGGCGTCATCCCGTGGATTCGCCAGCTAAACAATACAGCGGTCAGCGTAGACCAACTGGGTACACGTAAAGGCGCAATTGCCGTCTATCTGGACGTATTCCACAAAGATATTCTTGCGTTCCTCGATCTGAAGCTGAACAACGGTGACGAGCGCATGCGTGCACATGATGTTTTCCATGGCGTATGTCTGCCCGATCTGTTCATGGAGCGGGTGGAAGCACGTGGCGAATGGAACCTGTTCTGCCCGCATGAAGTGAAGAAGGTCATGGGCTGGAAAGATGACAACGGCCGTCCACTGGGGCTGGAGGATTTTTACGATGAAGGCTTTGGTACAGGTTCCTTCCGCGAGAAGTATGAGGAAGCGTCACAGCATCCAATTCTCTCCCGCATTACGGTGCCTGCTATCGACATCATGAAGCGCCTGATGAAATCGCAGTTGGAAACAGGTACTCCGTACATGTTTTACCGCGATACTGTAAACCGTGCGAACCCGAACCGCGCCCACGGTATGGTATATTCTTCCAACCTGTGCACGGAAATTATGCAAAACCAATCGGCGACCGTGGTGGAAAAAGAGGAATTAGTCACCAAGGATGGACAAACACGCATTGTCATTTCAAAAATTCCTGGCGATTTTGTCGTCTGCAACCTGAACTCCATCCATCTGGCTCGCGCTGTTCCGGCAGGTGTGCTGGATCGTCTCGTACCGATTCAGGTACGCATGCTGGATAACGTCATTGATATCAACAACATTGAGGTGCTGCAAGCACAATATACGAACAGCCAATATCGCGCAGTCGGTCTGGGTACATTCGGACTGCATCATCTGCTCGCACTCGAAGGCATCCGTTGGGAATCCGATGAAGCGGTAACCTATAACGATCATTTATACGAAAAAATTAACTATTTGGCTGTAAAATCGAGCATGGAGCTGGCGAAGGAAAAAGGCCGTTATGCCAAATTTGAAGGCTCCGACTGGTCTACCGGGCATTATTTCACGTCCCGTGGCTATACAGACGGTACTCGTGAAGGCAAATTTGTCACCACGTCCGAGTGGAGTGAGCTTGCGGAAGAAGTCAAACAAAACGGTGTCCGCAACGCATGGCTGTTCGCCATTGCGCCTAACGGTTCCACGTCCATCATTGCAGGTTCTACGGCCAGCATTGATCCATTGTATGAGCTGCTTTCCTATGAAGAGAAAACAACCTACAAGATCGCTAACCCTGCACCGGACTTAAACGAAAAAACGATCTGGTACTACAAAACGGCTTTCCTGCTGGATCAGCATGCTTCGATCAACATGGCCTCTGCCCGTCAGCGTCATATTGACCAGGGCCAAAGCTTTAATCTGTATGTGCGCCCGGATATCAAAGCTACTGAATTCCTGGAACTGCACATCCATGCCTGGAAATCAGGTATGAAATCAACCTATTATGTACGCAGTCGCGCACTGACGATTGAAGAATGCGATAGCTGTGCATCCTAA